A region of Anolis sagrei isolate rAnoSag1 chromosome 2, rAnoSag1.mat, whole genome shotgun sequence DNA encodes the following proteins:
- the FBXO40 gene encoding F-box only protein 40 isoform X2 translates to MFTGKKKRTRCGLHNHCEKCFNRYCQVPVEPAVSCVVISCRSRCGAAFHMCKEDEHQLLCPLEQVSCLNSFYGCPFTMARFKMAKHLQVCPASVVSCSMEWNRWPCVDSEAILHENIMKEEPREDCLDVALAMKDQKNLFEALKMVELFPECKEEEIDANIEDIDEPAEGAVGESEANYAHTAELSQHEREQLAKDKEGMDLIGYKAWESMFSKEFTACTVTGASADKGKQKTGSKGQSSKSCVSEERNSAEESDVQSPSQINLAAEKTGLAPWQDGVLERLKTEVPIGEYNMYLVHHGRMLIHFGQMPACTPREKDFVYGNLEVHEVKTETTFKVPTSYCGRRARLGDPTAHKKPTKSISVDTSDLGINLEELPKCSAIKTTLLCALEKELKGHEISQTGSTDALYVDFGTQTYRFATEPFTSTTVLADILDVNDPPNLNLQLHSESVTQRHNKSSSAFTFSCNHFFRRDEFPSHFKNVHTDIQSCLNGWFQHRCPLAYLGCTFVQYPLCPSGQRSNVIYSQHLKTFAVKPEVDPVLLQINKNTLIRNNQGKQMDVLSILPLEILKYIAGFLDSFSLSQLAQVSVQMREICATLLQERGMVFLLWEKKKYSHGGTSWRIRRKIWKFSNLFSTINNWQFRDIPSMAVHLKTCPFNDVEHKKDPVLLASMLSPEEEVQETLVSTLRRGCDSTKIQKRLF, encoded by the exons GGCAAGAAGAAGCGGACTCGCTGTGGCTTGCACAACCACTGTGAAAAATGTTTCAATCGATATTGCCAGGTTCCAGTTGAGCCTGCTGTGTCTTGTGTGGTGATCAGCTGCCGATCTCGCTGCGGTGCTGCCTTTCATATGTGTAAAGAGGATGAGCACCAGCTCCTGTGTCCTCTAGAGCAAGTTTCATGTCTCAACTCTTTTTATGGCTGCCCTTTTACAATGGCTcgttttaaaatggcaaaacatcTACAAGTCTGCCCAGCCAGTGTTGTTTCCTGCTCGATGGAATGGAATCGGTGGCCATGTGTGGACTCGGAAGCTATTCTGCATGAGAATATTATGAAAGAAGAGCCCAGAGAAGATTGTCTTGATGTGGCCCTAGCTATGAAAGATCAGAAAAATCTCTTTGAGGCACTCAAAATGGTCGAACTTTTCCCAGAGTGCAAAGAGGAAGAAATAGATGCTAATATTGAGGATATAGATGAACCTGCTGAAGGAGCAGTTGGTGAGTCTGAAGCAAATTATGCTCATACAGCTGAACTTAGCCAGCATGAACGTGAGCAGCTGGCAAAGGACAAAGAAGGTATGGATTTAATTGGTTATAAAGCCTGGGAAAGTATGTTTAGCAAAGAATTTACAGCATGCACTGTAACAGGTGCATCAGCTGATAAAGGGAAACAAAAAACAGGGAGTAAAGGGCAGAGTTCAAAGAGTTGTGTGTCGGAAGAAAGGAATAGTGCAGAAGAAAGTGACGTTCAGTCCCCCTCTCAAATCAATTTAGCAGCTGAAAAGACAGGCCTGGCTCCTTGGCAAGATGGCGTACTGGAGAGACTAAAAACAGAGGTTCCTATAGGGGAGTACAATATGTATCTGGTCCACCATGGACGGATGCTCATTCATTTCGGTCAGATGCCTGCTTGCACCCCTAGAGAGAAAGACTTTGTATATGGAAATCTGGAAGTTCATGAAGTGAAGACCGAGACAACCTTCAAAGTTCCAACCAGCTATTGTGGCAGAAGAGCCCGACTTGGTGATCCAACAGCACACAAGAAACCAACTAAGAGCATATCTGTGGATACTTCTGACTTGGGAATAAATTTGGAGGAACTTCCTAAATGCAGTGCCATAAAAACTACACTGTTGTGTGCCCTGGAGAAGGAATTGAAAGGACATGAGATATCTCAGACAGGCAGTACTGATGCTCTATATGTGGATTTTGGTACGCAAACATATAGGTTTGCCACGGAGCCTTTCACTTCCACGACAGTTCTAGCAGACATTCTAGATGTAAATGATCCGCCCAACCTCAACTTACAGCTTCACAGTGAGAGCGTAACCCAAAGGCACAACAAAAGTAGCTCTGCTTTCACCTTTTCTTGCAACCACTTTTTCCGCAGAGATGAATTTCCTTCACATTTCAAGAATGTTCATACCGATATCCAGTCGTGTCTCAATGGATGGTTCCAACATCGCTGTCCACTTGCTTATCTGGGCTGCACTTTTGTTCAATATCCCTTGTGCCCTTCTGGACAAAGATCCAACGTTATCTACAGCCAGCATCTCAAGACATTTGCCGTGAAGCCAGAGGTTGACCCTGTCctcttacaaataaataaaaacacattgaTAAGAAATAACCAAGGGAAACAAATGGATGTTCTAAGCATTTTACCCTTGGAGATCCTCAAGTACATAGCTGGGTTTCTGGATAGCTTCAGTTTGTCTCAGCTGGCTCAGGTGTCTGTACAAATGAGGGAGATCTGTGCTACTCTTTTGCAAGAAAGAGGAATGGTTTTTCTGTTGtgggaaaagaaaaaatacagtCATGGGGGCACTTCTTGGAGAATCCGCAGAAAG ATATGGAAGTTTAGCAACCTCTTTTCTACAATTAACAACTGGCAGTTCCGTGACATCCcttctatggctgttcatttgaAGACCTGCCCTTTCAATGATGTGGAGCACAAGAAGGATCCTGTTTTGCTGGCTAGCATGCTTTCGCCGGAAGAGGAGGTCCAAGAGACTTTAGTCTCTACACTGAGACGTGGATGTGATTCGACGAAAATTCAGAAAAGACTGTTCTGA
- the FBXO40 gene encoding F-box only protein 40 isoform X1, whose translation MDHCGQIWLPKGKKKRTRCGLHNHCEKCFNRYCQVPVEPAVSCVVISCRSRCGAAFHMCKEDEHQLLCPLEQVSCLNSFYGCPFTMARFKMAKHLQVCPASVVSCSMEWNRWPCVDSEAILHENIMKEEPREDCLDVALAMKDQKNLFEALKMVELFPECKEEEIDANIEDIDEPAEGAVGESEANYAHTAELSQHEREQLAKDKEGMDLIGYKAWESMFSKEFTACTVTGASADKGKQKTGSKGQSSKSCVSEERNSAEESDVQSPSQINLAAEKTGLAPWQDGVLERLKTEVPIGEYNMYLVHHGRMLIHFGQMPACTPREKDFVYGNLEVHEVKTETTFKVPTSYCGRRARLGDPTAHKKPTKSISVDTSDLGINLEELPKCSAIKTTLLCALEKELKGHEISQTGSTDALYVDFGTQTYRFATEPFTSTTVLADILDVNDPPNLNLQLHSESVTQRHNKSSSAFTFSCNHFFRRDEFPSHFKNVHTDIQSCLNGWFQHRCPLAYLGCTFVQYPLCPSGQRSNVIYSQHLKTFAVKPEVDPVLLQINKNTLIRNNQGKQMDVLSILPLEILKYIAGFLDSFSLSQLAQVSVQMREICATLLQERGMVFLLWEKKKYSHGGTSWRIRRKIWKFSNLFSTINNWQFRDIPSMAVHLKTCPFNDVEHKKDPVLLASMLSPEEEVQETLVSTLRRGCDSTKIQKRLF comes from the exons atggaccactgtggccagatctggcttcccaag GGCAAGAAGAAGCGGACTCGCTGTGGCTTGCACAACCACTGTGAAAAATGTTTCAATCGATATTGCCAGGTTCCAGTTGAGCCTGCTGTGTCTTGTGTGGTGATCAGCTGCCGATCTCGCTGCGGTGCTGCCTTTCATATGTGTAAAGAGGATGAGCACCAGCTCCTGTGTCCTCTAGAGCAAGTTTCATGTCTCAACTCTTTTTATGGCTGCCCTTTTACAATGGCTcgttttaaaatggcaaaacatcTACAAGTCTGCCCAGCCAGTGTTGTTTCCTGCTCGATGGAATGGAATCGGTGGCCATGTGTGGACTCGGAAGCTATTCTGCATGAGAATATTATGAAAGAAGAGCCCAGAGAAGATTGTCTTGATGTGGCCCTAGCTATGAAAGATCAGAAAAATCTCTTTGAGGCACTCAAAATGGTCGAACTTTTCCCAGAGTGCAAAGAGGAAGAAATAGATGCTAATATTGAGGATATAGATGAACCTGCTGAAGGAGCAGTTGGTGAGTCTGAAGCAAATTATGCTCATACAGCTGAACTTAGCCAGCATGAACGTGAGCAGCTGGCAAAGGACAAAGAAGGTATGGATTTAATTGGTTATAAAGCCTGGGAAAGTATGTTTAGCAAAGAATTTACAGCATGCACTGTAACAGGTGCATCAGCTGATAAAGGGAAACAAAAAACAGGGAGTAAAGGGCAGAGTTCAAAGAGTTGTGTGTCGGAAGAAAGGAATAGTGCAGAAGAAAGTGACGTTCAGTCCCCCTCTCAAATCAATTTAGCAGCTGAAAAGACAGGCCTGGCTCCTTGGCAAGATGGCGTACTGGAGAGACTAAAAACAGAGGTTCCTATAGGGGAGTACAATATGTATCTGGTCCACCATGGACGGATGCTCATTCATTTCGGTCAGATGCCTGCTTGCACCCCTAGAGAGAAAGACTTTGTATATGGAAATCTGGAAGTTCATGAAGTGAAGACCGAGACAACCTTCAAAGTTCCAACCAGCTATTGTGGCAGAAGAGCCCGACTTGGTGATCCAACAGCACACAAGAAACCAACTAAGAGCATATCTGTGGATACTTCTGACTTGGGAATAAATTTGGAGGAACTTCCTAAATGCAGTGCCATAAAAACTACACTGTTGTGTGCCCTGGAGAAGGAATTGAAAGGACATGAGATATCTCAGACAGGCAGTACTGATGCTCTATATGTGGATTTTGGTACGCAAACATATAGGTTTGCCACGGAGCCTTTCACTTCCACGACAGTTCTAGCAGACATTCTAGATGTAAATGATCCGCCCAACCTCAACTTACAGCTTCACAGTGAGAGCGTAACCCAAAGGCACAACAAAAGTAGCTCTGCTTTCACCTTTTCTTGCAACCACTTTTTCCGCAGAGATGAATTTCCTTCACATTTCAAGAATGTTCATACCGATATCCAGTCGTGTCTCAATGGATGGTTCCAACATCGCTGTCCACTTGCTTATCTGGGCTGCACTTTTGTTCAATATCCCTTGTGCCCTTCTGGACAAAGATCCAACGTTATCTACAGCCAGCATCTCAAGACATTTGCCGTGAAGCCAGAGGTTGACCCTGTCctcttacaaataaataaaaacacattgaTAAGAAATAACCAAGGGAAACAAATGGATGTTCTAAGCATTTTACCCTTGGAGATCCTCAAGTACATAGCTGGGTTTCTGGATAGCTTCAGTTTGTCTCAGCTGGCTCAGGTGTCTGTACAAATGAGGGAGATCTGTGCTACTCTTTTGCAAGAAAGAGGAATGGTTTTTCTGTTGtgggaaaagaaaaaatacagtCATGGGGGCACTTCTTGGAGAATCCGCAGAAAG ATATGGAAGTTTAGCAACCTCTTTTCTACAATTAACAACTGGCAGTTCCGTGACATCCcttctatggctgttcatttgaAGACCTGCCCTTTCAATGATGTGGAGCACAAGAAGGATCCTGTTTTGCTGGCTAGCATGCTTTCGCCGGAAGAGGAGGTCCAAGAGACTTTAGTCTCTACACTGAGACGTGGATGTGATTCGACGAAAATTCAGAAAAGACTGTTCTGA